One region of Microbacterium sufflavum genomic DNA includes:
- the fliF gene encoding flagellar basal-body MS-ring/collar protein FliF has protein sequence MPPAVAGAFQRIRRVIAGFSLAQRTIAIIGVAVLALGIIALSSWLTRPTYTPLFSGLSATDANAVVEQLRSASVPYELADGGATVLVPEKDVYDQRLAAASAGLPSANSAGYSLLDDMGVTTSEFQQSVTYKRAIEGELAATISAIDGVSAASVQLAIPEESVFVSETVDATASVFVETAGNSTLDQKQVEAIVHLTSAAVSGMKPENVAVVDQTGRTLSAVGVGSTGGLDQQAGDYEARVTASVQQMLDTVVGPGNATVTVVAEIDRSVNERIEETYTPAEGAPPLTEETRSQTQNGASSEAGVLGPDNIAVPSENGGTSSATEQSRTNAVNKATESTSTPAGTLLRQSVSVAVDAGAGGDLSSAQLSDLVSTAAGIDRARGDDLTVELVAFSKTDAESAQAALQAAKDAENAERQAALLNTVIIAAAIAIPLIAAIAAFIIRARRRAGRVEEFDQLFGDRPPALSALSADAPTAVLEAPTTPLAFLEPAPDLDPEPEPDPEPAQVSLERRRAEIGALTRQDPQRTAELLRTLIDDRSHA, from the coding sequence ATGCCCCCGGCCGTCGCCGGTGCGTTCCAGCGCATCCGCCGTGTCATCGCGGGGTTCTCGCTCGCCCAGCGCACCATCGCCATCATCGGTGTCGCCGTGCTCGCCCTCGGCATCATCGCCCTGTCGAGCTGGCTCACCCGCCCCACCTACACCCCGCTGTTCTCCGGGCTGAGCGCGACCGACGCCAACGCCGTGGTCGAGCAGCTCCGCTCCGCGTCGGTGCCGTACGAGCTCGCCGACGGCGGCGCCACCGTCCTCGTGCCGGAGAAGGACGTGTACGACCAGCGCCTCGCCGCCGCATCCGCCGGACTGCCCAGCGCCAACAGCGCCGGCTACTCACTGCTCGACGACATGGGCGTCACCACCTCCGAGTTCCAGCAGTCGGTGACGTACAAGCGCGCCATCGAGGGCGAGCTCGCCGCCACGATCTCCGCGATCGACGGGGTCTCCGCCGCCTCCGTGCAGCTCGCGATCCCCGAGGAGAGCGTGTTCGTGTCGGAGACCGTCGACGCGACCGCCTCCGTGTTCGTGGAGACCGCGGGCAACAGCACCCTCGACCAGAAGCAGGTCGAGGCGATCGTGCACCTCACCTCCGCGGCGGTCAGCGGCATGAAGCCGGAGAACGTCGCCGTGGTCGACCAGACCGGGCGCACGCTGTCGGCCGTCGGCGTCGGCTCGACGGGCGGCCTCGACCAGCAGGCGGGCGACTACGAGGCACGCGTCACGGCGAGCGTGCAGCAGATGCTCGACACGGTGGTCGGCCCCGGCAACGCGACCGTCACGGTGGTCGCCGAGATCGACCGGTCGGTGAACGAGCGCATCGAGGAGACCTACACCCCGGCCGAGGGCGCCCCGCCGCTGACCGAGGAGACCCGCAGCCAGACGCAGAACGGCGCGAGCTCGGAGGCCGGCGTGCTCGGCCCCGACAACATCGCCGTGCCCAGCGAGAACGGCGGCACGTCGTCGGCGACCGAGCAGAGCCGCACCAACGCGGTCAACAAGGCCACCGAGAGCACCTCGACCCCGGCCGGCACGCTGCTGCGGCAGTCGGTGTCGGTCGCCGTCGACGCCGGGGCGGGCGGCGACCTCAGCTCCGCACAGCTCAGCGACCTGGTGTCCACGGCCGCCGGCATCGACCGCGCCCGCGGTGACGACCTCACCGTCGAGCTGGTCGCGTTCAGCAAGACCGACGCCGAGTCCGCGCAGGCGGCGCTGCAGGCCGCGAAGGACGCCGAGAATGCGGAACGACAGGCCGCCCTGCTCAACACCGTCATCATCGCCGCGGCCATCGCGATCCCCCTGATCGCCGCGATCGCCGCGTTCATCATCCGCGCCCGCCGTCGGGCCGGGCGCGTGGAGGAGTTCGACCAGCTGTTCGGCGACCGGCCGCCCGCCCTGTCGGCGCTGTCCGCCGACGCGCCCACCGCCGTGCTGGAGGCCCCCACCACCCCGCTGGCGTTCCTGGAGCCGGCGCCCGACCTCGACCCGGAGCCCGAGCCCGACCCGGAGCCCGCCCAGGTCAGCCTCGAGCGCCGCCGCGCCGAGATCGGCGCCCTCACCCGGCAGGACCCGCAGCGCACGGCCGAGCTGCTGCGCACCCTCATCGACGATCGGTCGCACGCGTGA
- the flgK gene encoding flagellar hook-associated protein FlgK → MSTFSGLNTAASGLAAARRGMDVVGQNIANQKTEGYTRQRVETSSIAAVAQTGRFSMGALPGHGVSIDGVARLGDALLDARVRDTLGTSGYWSARALAATTAEAALGEPTDKGLANRLTSFWAGWQELANTPDSGAAAASVLESAKELAAHVAGGYRTVAAQWTAARESAGRAVDQVNAAAEQIAVLNTEIRDALAAGRSANELMDRRTVLAEDVARLTGGTGTLESDGTLTLRLGGNALVSGGDARRLALTGPTAIEAGQRVGVIWESAPDLPVSVDGGELGGTLSVLAPAADGGMLAQLASTYDRVATALAESLNAQHRAGVTASGQPGGDFFTLPATGSAALGLRVAVTSADQLALAAPGAGAKDASNADLISQIGRRATSPDALWTDQVTRFGVSTAADVQRAKVSESAAAGAIGAQQSVAAVDGDEETISLLTYQTAYQAAARVLTAVDEALDVLINRTGVVGR, encoded by the coding sequence ATGTCGACCTTCAGTGGACTGAACACCGCCGCGAGCGGACTCGCCGCGGCACGCCGCGGCATGGACGTCGTCGGACAGAACATCGCCAACCAGAAGACCGAGGGGTACACGCGGCAGCGGGTCGAGACCTCGTCGATCGCCGCCGTCGCCCAGACGGGCCGCTTCAGCATGGGGGCGCTCCCCGGCCACGGCGTGTCGATCGACGGCGTCGCCCGGCTCGGTGACGCCCTGCTCGACGCGCGGGTGCGCGACACCCTCGGCACCTCGGGCTACTGGTCGGCGCGCGCCCTCGCCGCGACCACGGCCGAGGCTGCTCTGGGCGAGCCGACCGACAAGGGCCTCGCCAACCGCCTCACCTCCTTCTGGGCGGGGTGGCAGGAGCTCGCGAACACGCCCGACTCCGGCGCCGCCGCGGCGAGCGTCCTGGAGTCCGCGAAGGAGCTCGCCGCGCACGTGGCCGGCGGCTACCGCACGGTGGCAGCGCAGTGGACGGCCGCACGCGAGTCGGCGGGTCGCGCGGTCGATCAGGTGAATGCGGCCGCCGAGCAGATCGCCGTGCTCAACACCGAGATCCGCGACGCGCTCGCCGCCGGGCGTTCGGCGAACGAGCTGATGGATCGCCGGACCGTGCTCGCGGAGGATGTCGCCCGCCTCACGGGCGGCACCGGGACCCTGGAGAGCGACGGCACGCTCACGCTGCGCCTCGGCGGCAACGCCCTGGTCTCCGGCGGCGACGCCCGGCGTCTCGCCCTCACCGGGCCGACCGCGATCGAGGCGGGGCAGCGCGTCGGAGTGATCTGGGAGTCGGCACCCGACCTTCCGGTCTCGGTCGACGGCGGCGAGCTGGGCGGCACGCTGTCGGTGCTGGCGCCGGCCGCCGACGGGGGCATGCTCGCGCAGCTCGCCTCGACCTACGACCGTGTGGCGACCGCGCTGGCCGAGTCGCTCAACGCGCAGCATCGGGCCGGTGTCACGGCCTCCGGTCAGCCGGGCGGCGACTTCTTCACCCTCCCGGCAACGGGTTCCGCGGCCCTCGGGCTGCGCGTGGCCGTGACGAGCGCCGACCAGCTGGCCCTGGCGGCTCCGGGCGCGGGGGCGAAGGATGCGAGCAACGCCGATCTCATCTCGCAGATCGGACGGCGCGCCACCTCGCCCGATGCGCTGTGGACCGACCAGGTCACCCGCTTCGGCGTCTCGACCGCGGCCGACGTGCAGCGCGCGAAGGTGTCGGAGTCGGCGGCGGCGGGGGCCATCGGCGCCCAGCAGTCCGTCGCGGCCGTCGACGGCGACGAGGAGACGATCAGCCTCCTCACCTACCAGACCGCGTATCAGGCGGCCGCCCGCGTGCTCACCGCCGTGGACGAGGCCCTCGACGTCCTGATCAACCGCACGGGCGTCGTCGGACGCTGA
- a CDS encoding FliH/SctL family protein encodes MSTDAFAPAAFPRLGGPDHRAEQERARRRGYAEGHAEGYRAGAAQAETEARAAEEQRAQREAARAHETAAAVAALHAATASIAAREQELAAVAHEQVLRHAIELAELILAAELSEPGASAAAALRRVLAAPEAAAARTVRVHPDDLRVLERDPDASGHGFTLVADATLDRGDAVAVPEHGVVDARVSAALDRARRALDGSAT; translated from the coding sequence ATGTCTACTGACGCCTTCGCCCCCGCGGCCTTCCCGCGGCTCGGCGGCCCCGACCACCGCGCCGAGCAGGAGCGTGCACGCCGTCGCGGCTACGCGGAGGGCCACGCCGAGGGGTACCGCGCGGGTGCCGCCCAGGCGGAGACCGAGGCCAGGGCGGCCGAGGAGCAGCGGGCGCAGCGTGAGGCCGCCAGGGCGCACGAGACCGCCGCCGCGGTCGCCGCCCTCCACGCGGCCACCGCATCGATCGCAGCGCGCGAGCAGGAGCTCGCCGCGGTCGCGCACGAGCAGGTGCTGCGTCATGCGATCGAGCTGGCCGAGCTGATCCTCGCCGCCGAGCTGAGCGAACCGGGGGCCTCCGCCGCCGCCGCACTGCGCCGCGTGCTCGCCGCCCCGGAGGCCGCAGCCGCCCGCACCGTCCGGGTGCACCCCGACGACCTGCGCGTGCTGGAGCGCGACCCCGACGCGTCCGGCCACGGCTTCACCCTCGTGGCCGACGCCACGCTCGACCGCGGAGACGCCGTCGCGGTGCCGGAGCACGGGGTGGTCGACGCCCGGGTCTCCGCCGCGCTCGACCGTGCCCGCCGCGCGCTCGACGGGAGCGCGACATGA
- a CDS encoding flagellin N-terminal helical domain-containing protein, giving the protein MGMQINTNVSALNAYRNLSNTQNDVSKSLEKLSSGFRINRAADDAAGLAISEGLRSQVNGLNVAARNAQDGISVIQTAEGALTEVHSILQRVRDLTNQGANDSNNAKSRNAIQTEISALGDELTRIAASTNFNGIKLLSGGTTLTFQVGAGAVAAEDQISVNLTNFATLGADIKTLATGMTDAASYGAALAGIDTQIQAVSTARAGYGALQNRFESTINSLNVSAENLAAAESRIRDTDMASEMVKFTSANILSQAGTAMLAQANQANQGVLQLLR; this is encoded by the coding sequence ATGGGTATGCAGATCAACACCAACGTGTCGGCGCTCAACGCCTACCGCAACCTGTCCAACACGCAGAACGACGTGTCGAAGTCGCTCGAGAAGCTCTCGAGCGGTTTCCGCATCAACCGCGCAGCGGACGACGCCGCCGGCCTCGCGATCTCCGAGGGCCTGCGCTCGCAGGTCAACGGCCTGAACGTCGCGGCCCGCAACGCCCAGGACGGCATCTCGGTCATCCAGACCGCAGAAGGCGCCCTGACCGAAGTGCACTCCATCCTGCAGCGCGTTCGCGACCTGACCAACCAGGGCGCGAACGACTCGAACAACGCGAAGTCGCGCAACGCCATCCAGACCGAGATCTCCGCCCTGGGCGACGAGCTCACCCGGATCGCGGCGAGCACCAACTTCAACGGCATCAAGCTGCTCTCGGGCGGCACGACGCTGACGTTCCAGGTGGGCGCGGGAGCGGTCGCCGCCGAGGACCAGATCTCGGTGAACCTGACCAACTTCGCCACGCTCGGTGCCGACATCAAGACGCTCGCGACGGGCATGACGGACGCGGCATCGTACGGCGCTGCTCTGGCGGGCATCGACACGCAGATCCAGGCGGTCTCGACCGCACGTGCCGGCTACGGTGCGCTGCAGAACCGCTTCGAGTCGACCATCAACAGCCTCAACGTGTCGGCCGAGAACCTCGCCGCCGCCGAGAGCCGCATCCGCGACACCGACATGGCGTCCGAGATGGTCAAGTTCACGTCGGCGAACATCCTGTCGCAGGCGGGAACGGCGATGCTCGCGCAGGCCAACCAGGCCAACCAGGGCGTGCTCCAGCTGCTGCGCTGA
- the fliS gene encoding flagellar export chaperone FliS, whose translation MNAALRAQQRYREDAILSAPPERLVTMLYDRLLLDIERGETAQRAGDWAEANAQLQHAQAIVAELSSSLTDEWNGSAGLRSLYVFLSQTLIGANIGRDPERTRACHGIVAPLRDAWHEASRSLAESRA comes from the coding sequence ATGAACGCCGCCCTGCGCGCCCAGCAGCGCTACCGCGAGGACGCCATCCTCTCCGCGCCGCCGGAGCGACTGGTCACCATGCTCTACGACCGCCTGCTGCTCGACATCGAACGCGGCGAGACCGCCCAGCGCGCGGGCGACTGGGCCGAGGCGAACGCGCAGCTGCAGCACGCGCAGGCCATCGTCGCCGAACTGTCGTCGTCGCTCACCGACGAGTGGAACGGCAGCGCCGGCCTCCGCTCGCTCTACGTCTTCCTCAGTCAGACGCTCATCGGCGCGAACATCGGCCGCGACCCCGAACGCACCAGGGCCTGCCACGGCATCGTCGCCCCGCTGCGCGACGCCTGGCACGAGGCGTCCCGGTCGCTCGCGGAGAGCCGCGCGTGA
- the fliE gene encoding flagellar hook-basal body complex protein FliE, whose translation MSAVSGIEAVASSLGLTTSPVTGAKTTDGSAFANSVTGAIDELRSLQSDSDALKVTAVTGDLDDIHAAMIASSRAAVTLELVAAVRNKGVDAFNEIMRMQA comes from the coding sequence ATGAGCGCGGTCTCCGGAATCGAGGCCGTCGCCTCGTCCCTCGGTCTCACCACCTCCCCCGTCACCGGGGCGAAGACGACCGACGGCTCCGCCTTCGCGAACAGCGTCACGGGCGCGATCGACGAGCTGCGCTCGCTGCAGTCCGACTCCGACGCGCTCAAGGTCACCGCGGTCACGGGCGACCTCGACGACATCCACGCGGCCATGATCGCGTCGTCGCGCGCGGCCGTGACGCTCGAGCTCGTCGCCGCCGTGCGCAACAAGGGCGTCGACGCGTTCAACGAGATCATGCGGATGCAGGCCTGA
- a CDS encoding flagellar basal body rod protein FlgB, with product MFDSVTITALTSALDGLSLRQRAIADNIANINTPDYHAKRVRFEEALADSIARGDGRVSATVGTSLEPTRLNGNNVNLDTETLSSIDTMLRYQFATQAVNGSFSSMRTAMRTS from the coding sequence GTGTTCGACTCTGTCACCATCACCGCACTCACGAGTGCGCTCGATGGGCTCTCGCTGCGCCAGCGGGCCATCGCCGACAACATCGCCAACATCAACACCCCCGACTACCACGCCAAGCGCGTGCGGTTCGAGGAGGCCCTCGCGGACTCGATCGCCCGCGGCGACGGACGCGTGTCGGCGACGGTCGGCACCTCGCTGGAGCCGACCAGGCTCAACGGGAACAACGTCAACCTCGACACCGAGACCCTCTCCAGCATCGACACCATGCTGCGCTACCAGTTCGCGACGCAGGCCGTGAACGGCTCGTTCTCCTCCATGCGCACCGCGATGAGGACCTCATGA
- a CDS encoding flagellar basal body rod protein FlgC codes for MTFDAIGIAGTGLTVHRKWLDAISDNISNINTVRSTDGAAFRARYVLAQTSAQSPGVYVAGTVQGSAEGRLVHQPDHPLADANGYVRYPDIDLGDQMSQLILAQRGYQASAAIVDRARTTYESALQIGRNA; via the coding sequence ATGACCTTCGACGCGATCGGCATCGCCGGCACCGGGCTGACCGTGCACCGCAAGTGGCTCGACGCCATCAGCGACAACATCTCCAACATCAACACGGTGCGCTCGACCGACGGCGCCGCGTTCCGTGCGCGCTACGTGCTCGCGCAGACCAGCGCCCAGTCGCCGGGCGTCTACGTCGCCGGCACCGTGCAGGGCAGCGCCGAGGGCCGCCTCGTGCACCAGCCCGACCACCCCCTCGCCGACGCGAACGGCTACGTGCGCTACCCCGACATCGACCTCGGCGACCAGATGAGCCAGCTCATCCTCGCGCAGCGCGGCTACCAGGCCAGCGCGGCGATCGTCGACCGAGCCCGCACGACCTACGAGTCGGCCCTGCAGATCGGACGCAACGCATGA
- a CDS encoding sigma-70 family RNA polymerase sigma factor: MSSRAERNRLVEANLPLVGYLAADTHARATHIPREELAAVGALALVTAADAYDPALGVPFGAYARRRILGAFADEMRSMDWASRGIRKRIKETVAVRDTLTAALGRTATVTEVATAMGSPREAVSEALADAARTVSTIDDPAARDLVADVPLPEESALVGERREVLEHAIAALPERMRRIVLAVYIEERPVKEIAEELGVTHSAVSQQRSEAVRLLRDALDRYFAEGTVEPVASTRISPAARDAYFGRIAEAAGARIGDVFRTAAPA, from the coding sequence ATGTCGTCGCGCGCTGAGCGCAACCGCCTCGTCGAGGCCAACCTTCCCCTGGTCGGCTATCTCGCTGCGGACACCCATGCTCGGGCAACCCACATCCCCCGCGAAGAGCTCGCCGCCGTCGGCGCGCTCGCCCTCGTGACCGCCGCCGACGCCTACGACCCCGCGCTCGGCGTCCCCTTCGGCGCCTACGCCCGGCGCCGCATCCTCGGTGCGTTCGCCGACGAGATGCGCTCCATGGACTGGGCGTCCCGCGGCATCCGCAAGCGCATCAAGGAGACCGTCGCCGTGCGCGACACCCTCACTGCCGCCCTCGGCCGCACGGCCACCGTGACCGAGGTCGCGACGGCCATGGGCTCGCCCAGGGAGGCCGTGTCGGAAGCACTCGCCGACGCCGCGCGCACCGTCTCCACCATCGACGACCCGGCCGCCCGCGACCTCGTCGCCGACGTGCCCCTGCCGGAGGAGTCCGCCCTGGTCGGGGAGCGCCGCGAGGTGCTGGAGCACGCGATCGCCGCCCTTCCCGAGCGCATGCGCCGCATCGTGCTGGCCGTGTACATCGAGGAACGGCCCGTGAAGGAGATCGCCGAAGAGCTGGGGGTGACCCACTCCGCCGTCTCGCAGCAGCGATCGGAGGCCGTGCGGCTGCTGCGCGACGCGCTCGACCGCTACTTCGCCGAGGGCACGGTGGAACCCGTCGCCTCCACCCGCATCTCCCCCGCCGCCCGCGACGCCTACTTCGGCCGGATCGCCGAGGCCGCCGGCGCCCGCATCGGCGATGTGTTCCGCACCGCGGCCCCCGCCTGA
- the fliD gene encoding flagellar filament capping protein FliD, translated as MSLSLDGLVSGLKTTDIIKALMDVHAIPRTLLKAKIDDKNAVMTQLRTLNTAVQNLATAAEKAAAPGGLDRFTGTSSSDTVKVALRAGAVPLTTDIVVDRVAQTHTVVTAASRGWPVDPPVLTLENAAGERVQVQADSASIQDIAQAINDADTGIVATAVPAGRDADGNPLHRLQLRAEDSGEAGRFRVYRGDIAAVQNGTATDVATETGAAVIATGTDAQVRLWAGTGAEQVLTSTSNTFTDLFEGVDVTVSTPSTTPVTVTVAVDTAARTKASGEFIALVTDIFTRIDNGSKATVPTGQGGKTTLGVFTGDSTIRGMRTALADAVQHPVDGVSPSTIGISTDMYGKLTFDEDKFAEELAKDPDAVGALFSAVAARIEETATSFSDKYDGLLTTRITGQESEVKSLGEQMERWDVRLAQRKATLERTYARLEVMLSQMQSQSSYLASQINSLPSSRSGSDS; from the coding sequence ATGTCGCTCTCGCTCGACGGCCTCGTGTCCGGCCTGAAGACCACCGACATCATCAAGGCGCTGATGGACGTGCACGCGATCCCGCGCACGCTGCTCAAGGCGAAGATCGACGACAAGAACGCCGTCATGACGCAGCTGCGCACCCTCAACACCGCCGTGCAGAACCTCGCGACCGCCGCCGAGAAGGCCGCAGCCCCCGGTGGTCTCGACCGCTTCACCGGCACGTCGTCGTCCGACACCGTGAAGGTCGCGCTGCGGGCCGGAGCCGTCCCGCTCACCACCGACATCGTCGTCGACCGCGTCGCCCAGACCCACACCGTCGTCACCGCCGCCTCGCGCGGCTGGCCCGTCGACCCGCCCGTGCTCACCCTGGAGAACGCCGCGGGCGAGCGCGTGCAGGTGCAGGCCGACTCCGCGTCGATCCAGGACATCGCGCAGGCGATCAACGACGCCGACACGGGGATCGTGGCCACCGCCGTGCCCGCCGGGCGCGACGCCGACGGCAACCCGCTGCACCGCCTGCAGCTGCGCGCCGAGGACTCCGGTGAGGCCGGGCGCTTCCGCGTGTACCGCGGCGATATCGCCGCCGTGCAGAACGGAACCGCGACCGACGTCGCCACCGAGACCGGCGCGGCCGTGATCGCCACCGGCACCGACGCGCAGGTGCGCCTGTGGGCAGGAACCGGCGCCGAGCAGGTGCTCACCTCGACCAGCAACACCTTCACCGACCTGTTCGAGGGCGTCGACGTCACCGTCTCCACCCCCTCCACCACCCCGGTCACCGTGACCGTCGCCGTCGACACGGCCGCCCGCACCAAGGCCTCCGGCGAGTTCATCGCCCTCGTGACCGACATCTTCACCCGTATCGACAACGGCTCGAAGGCGACCGTCCCCACCGGTCAGGGCGGCAAGACGACCCTCGGCGTGTTCACCGGCGACAGCACCATCCGCGGCATGCGCACCGCGCTCGCCGACGCCGTGCAGCACCCGGTCGACGGCGTCTCGCCCTCCACCATCGGCATCTCGACCGACATGTACGGCAAGCTCACGTTCGACGAGGACAAGTTCGCCGAGGAGCTCGCGAAGGACCCGGATGCGGTCGGCGCGCTCTTCTCCGCGGTCGCCGCGCGCATCGAGGAGACCGCGACGTCGTTCTCCGACAAGTACGACGGACTGCTCACCACCCGCATCACCGGGCAGGAGAGCGAGGTCAAGAGCCTCGGCGAGCAGATGGAGCGCTGGGACGTGCGCCTCGCGCAGCGCAAGGCCACCCTCGAGCGCACCTACGCCCGGCTCGAGGTGATGCTGTCGCAGATGCAGTCGCAATCGTCGTACCTGGCGTCGCAGATCAACTCGCTGCCGAGCAGCCGCTCCGGATCGGACTCGTGA
- the flgL gene encoding flagellar hook-associated protein FlgL yields MISRVTQSTMTQTAMRQLQANLSELARLQDQATSQKAFAAPSDDPTAAAATLALHAEQRRTEQYARNIDDGLAWVTAADSAITASTSLLSRVRDLTAQGANDGALDATAKEALAVELEGIRGELLAQANTRLLGRSVFAGTSDTAAFAADYSYSGVAGSEVTRRVSDAASVRVDTDGAAVFGTGDDSVFALVDRIVADLRSGTNVGPRLGEIDDRRTAMLGVQGSVGTRQSQIERAKEAAVQNSVSLESRRAAVEDVDSVEVLIRLQAQELVYRSALAVNARVLQPSLMDFLR; encoded by the coding sequence GTGATCTCTCGCGTGACGCAGTCCACCATGACCCAGACGGCCATGCGCCAGTTGCAGGCCAACCTGTCCGAGCTCGCGCGGCTGCAGGACCAGGCGACCTCGCAGAAGGCGTTCGCGGCGCCGTCGGACGACCCGACCGCCGCGGCCGCGACCCTGGCGCTGCACGCCGAGCAGCGCCGCACCGAGCAGTACGCCCGCAACATCGACGACGGGCTGGCGTGGGTGACCGCGGCCGACAGCGCCATCACCGCCAGCACCTCGCTGCTGTCCCGCGTGCGCGACCTCACGGCGCAGGGCGCCAACGACGGCGCGCTCGACGCGACCGCCAAAGAGGCCCTGGCGGTGGAGCTGGAGGGCATCAGGGGCGAGCTGCTCGCGCAGGCGAACACCCGTCTGCTCGGCCGCTCCGTGTTCGCCGGCACGTCGGACACCGCGGCCTTCGCGGCCGACTACTCGTACAGCGGCGTCGCGGGCTCCGAGGTCACGCGCCGCGTGTCCGACGCCGCCTCGGTCCGCGTCGACACCGACGGCGCGGCCGTGTTCGGCACGGGGGACGACTCCGTGTTCGCGCTGGTCGACCGCATCGTGGCGGATCTCCGCTCCGGCACCAACGTCGGGCCGCGGCTCGGCGAGATCGACGACCGCCGCACCGCGATGCTCGGGGTGCAGGGCTCGGTCGGCACCCGTCAGTCCCAGATCGAACGCGCCAAGGAGGCGGCCGTGCAGAATTCCGTGTCCCTCGAGTCCCGCCGCGCGGCGGTCGAGGACGTCGACTCCGTGGAGGTCCTCATCCGCCTCCAAGCCCAGGAGCTCGTCTACCG
- the flgN gene encoding flagellar export chaperone FlgN: protein MGANELSMQLWRERELLEMLLFKLDEQQLLLAAGRSHWIQFAAREIDQVLDRLRSAGLARAVEVAGVAQEWGASDEATITELIEHAPEGAWADVLTDHLRALVRLTAEVEQMRDSTAEQLSGVLRATQETIAALGVESGEYTTRGDRAREDSARIIDTEM, encoded by the coding sequence ATGGGAGCCAACGAACTATCGATGCAGCTCTGGCGCGAGCGCGAGCTGCTCGAGATGCTGCTTTTCAAGCTCGACGAGCAGCAACTGCTGCTCGCGGCCGGCCGATCGCACTGGATACAGTTTGCGGCACGCGAGATCGATCAGGTACTCGATCGTCTGCGCAGCGCAGGACTGGCCAGGGCCGTCGAGGTCGCCGGAGTCGCGCAGGAGTGGGGTGCCTCGGACGAGGCGACCATCACGGAGCTCATCGAGCACGCGCCGGAGGGGGCGTGGGCCGACGTGCTCACCGACCACCTGCGCGCGCTCGTGCGGCTGACGGCGGAGGTCGAGCAGATGCGCGACTCCACCGCCGAGCAGCTCAGCGGCGTGCTCCGCGCGACACAGGAGACCATCGCCGCGCTCGGCGTCGAGAGCGGCGAGTACACCACCCGTGGAGACCGCGCCCGCGAGGACTCCGCCCGCATCATCGACACAGAGATGTGA
- the fliG gene encoding flagellar motor switch protein FliG, with protein MTGLTDRQTAAVVLMNLDRAQAVEVMKHLSEAEAEAVAAEIIGLQDLDAATTAQALGQFHRIAAGHLPPARGGRDIAAGLLEASFGAERAAAVLGRVGSTSMSASFEFLASADPAQLATLLDGELPQTVALVLAHLSADQAAAVLAAFPDPARTDVAQAIATMGTASQEAIAIVADALKSRTGSFASRDAPEVLGGVEPLVEIIGRSGATIEKALLASIEDRDSALAEDIRSRMFTFVDIVKLDDRDTQRVLRGMDIRSLALALKGAPQPIVDLIRRNVSERNRENLDEEARTLGPVRMSQVEEARAEIVRTIRALEAAGDITVQRADEDEYVY; from the coding sequence GTGACCGGGCTGACCGACCGGCAGACCGCCGCGGTCGTGCTCATGAACCTCGACCGCGCCCAGGCGGTGGAGGTGATGAAGCACCTGTCCGAGGCCGAGGCGGAGGCGGTGGCCGCGGAGATCATCGGGCTGCAGGACCTCGACGCCGCCACGACGGCGCAGGCACTCGGACAGTTCCACCGCATCGCCGCCGGGCACCTGCCGCCCGCACGCGGCGGACGCGACATCGCGGCCGGACTGCTGGAGGCGTCGTTCGGCGCCGAACGGGCGGCGGCCGTGCTGGGCCGCGTCGGCTCGACCTCGATGAGCGCCTCGTTCGAGTTCCTCGCCTCGGCCGACCCCGCGCAACTGGCCACCCTGCTGGACGGCGAGCTGCCGCAGACCGTCGCGCTCGTGCTCGCCCACCTCTCCGCGGATCAGGCCGCCGCGGTGCTCGCCGCGTTCCCCGACCCCGCCCGCACCGACGTCGCCCAGGCCATCGCGACCATGGGTACCGCGTCGCAGGAGGCCATCGCGATCGTCGCCGACGCCCTCAAGTCGCGCACCGGCAGCTTCGCGTCGCGCGACGCCCCGGAGGTGCTGGGCGGTGTCGAGCCGCTCGTGGAGATCATCGGCCGCTCCGGGGCGACGATCGAGAAGGCGCTGCTGGCGAGCATCGAAGACCGCGACAGCGCCCTCGCGGAGGACATCCGCTCGCGCATGTTCACGTTCGTCGACATCGTCAAGCTCGACGACCGGGACACGCAGCGCGTGCTGCGCGGCATGGACATCCGCTCGCTCGCGCTGGCCCTCAAGGGAGCCCCGCAGCCCATCGTCGACCTCATCCGCCGCAACGTCTCCGAGCGCAACAGGGAGAACCTCGACGAGGAGGCCCGCACGCTCGGGCCCGTCCGCATGTCGCAGGTCGAGGAGGCACGCGCCGAGATCGTCCGCACGATCCGAGCCCTGGAGGCGGCGGGCGACATCACGGTGCAGCGCGCCGACGAGGACGAATATGTCTACTGA